The Arachis ipaensis cultivar K30076 chromosome B07, Araip1.1, whole genome shotgun sequence genomic interval AGTAGATTCATTCTTCTCTCCCACTCTTCCACATAGGTAGCTTTAGCAATGGATAGGATTAGATCCCTCAAAACTGTCCCTCCACCATATGCCTTCTTACAATTGGCATATAGATGCCTTAAACATAACCTATGCTTAACAGAAGGTACCATCTCAGCAAAAACTTGCATCAAACTCTATAACAACAAAAACAACAGTATCCAGTATCATTATTCAATCAACAAAAACAATGCAAGTAGAATGAAATAGTTACAATCATAAGTCATATTATCCTTACTTTTTGTTGATCCGACATGAAAACCCATCTTCTTGATTCACTGATATCATCCAGCAACAAATCAAGGAACCATCCCCAGCTGTCCTTTGTTTCTGCCTCCACTGCTGCAACCGCAATTGGTAAATAATTGTCATTAGGATTTCTCTCTACTGCAACTAGCAGCTGTTGACCATGGTCCCCTTTCAAGTGACACCCGTCCACTCCTATAATCGGCCTACAACCAGCCAAGAAGCCGTGCTTCACCGAATTGAGGCACATGTACATCCTCATAAATCTCAGTTGGTGTGTCAAAGATGGCCTATCCACAATAATACTAAGCTTGGACCCCGGATTTGCCCTTAAAATCTCAGTACAATAATCTCTCAATTTGGCATATTGTAGTATGGCCCTTCCATGCACTTCTTCCCTTGCTTTTCTCCTTACCCAGTAAGCCTTTCCTACACTAACATTTGCCATGTATTTATCCTGAATTGTTTGAATAACAGTGGCCAGCCGCATCTCTTCTCCACGACTAATGTTGTTGACAATCTTTTTTTATATCCACTCACTAGAAGCAAGCCTACCACTATAATTCCTCCCACATGTATGCTTGCCTTTCAAGGTTTTTATCCTAAAACAATCAGATCTTCCTACCTTACTTGCAAAGCATATCCACTTGCACTTTCCTTTTTGTCCCTTACATACTACTTTTCACCTCAACTTGTCGTTCTTCTTGTACCTAATGTCTCTCCCATTCAATAAGGCATGCTCTTTAATTGCATCTTTAAACTGGGAAAGTGATTTGAACTCCAAGCCCACCTTAAACTCATACTCTCTACACATTTCTGTCTCATCATACTTAGTAAACCTCTTTTCCTTAATCATGTCATCAGAATCTCCCTCATAACTATCTATGTCTTCAGTTTTATAACTATCCGAAATGTCTCCAACTTGTTCATCCATCTCTCTATAAGCTTGATTAT includes:
- the LOC107606702 gene encoding uncharacterized protein LOC107606702 — encoded protein: MRLATVIQTIQDKYMANVSVGKAYWVRRKAREEVHGRAILQYAKLRDYCTEILRANPGSKLSIIVDRPSLTHQLRFMRMYMCLNSVKHGFLAGCRPIIGVDGCHLKGDHGQQLLVAVERNPNDNYLPIAVAAVEAETKDSWGWFLDLLLDDISESRRWVFMSDQQKSLMQVFAEMVPSVKHRLCLRHLYANCKKAYGGGTVLRDLILSIAKATYVEEWERRMNLLKEKNRDCYDKLMGVDPKLWTKSHFTFMAKSDMLMNNISEAFNGRILEARDEPILTMFEWIKYYWMSRFAKKKKKAEKYERSILPKPKKRLDVIATRSMEWQARWAGEMKFEVHHKNRTIIERFVVDLLAGTCGCRFWGLSVCHAHMRAVPSLKREIILKSIVATTIVQQHTLQHMKNQLLQLMERTCGRK